From Campylobacter concisus, a single genomic window includes:
- a CDS encoding beta-ketoacyl-[acyl-carrier-protein] synthase II (FabF; beta-ketoacyl-ACP synthase II, KASII; catalyzes a condensation reaction in fatty acid biosynthesis: addition of an acyl acceptor of two carbons from malonyl-ACP; required for the elongation of short-chain unsaturated acyl-ACP), producing the protein MKRVVVTGIGMINALGLDKESSFKAICEGKTGVKEITSFDVSDFPVKIAAEITDFDPNSILDGKEVKKVDRFIQLGIKASNEAMADANFKEFDAHKFGVSSAAGIGGLPNIEKNSITYFEKGVKRISPFFIPSALVNMLGGIVSINHGLKGPNLSSVTACAASTHAISQAAKCIMIGQATNMLVIGAESTICGVGIGGFAAMKALSTRNDEPSKASRPFDANRDGFVMGEGAGALVLEEYESAVARGAKIYAEVVGFGESGDAHHITSPTLEGPLSAMKQALDMAKGVKIDYVNAHGTSTPVNDKNETAALKAVFGDKCPPVSSTKGQTGHCLGGAGAIEAVISIMAMRDGIIPPTINYETPDPECDLDYVPNKARKADIKAVMSNSFGFGGTNGVVIFKKLD; encoded by the coding sequence TTGAAACGAGTCGTTGTAACTGGTATAGGCATGATAAACGCACTTGGCCTTGACAAAGAGAGTTCTTTTAAGGCTATTTGCGAGGGTAAAACAGGTGTGAAAGAGATCACAAGCTTTGATGTAAGTGACTTTCCTGTTAAAATTGCTGCCGAGATAACTGATTTTGATCCGAATAGCATTTTAGACGGCAAAGAGGTGAAAAAAGTAGATCGTTTCATACAGCTTGGCATAAAAGCATCTAATGAAGCTATGGCTGATGCAAATTTTAAAGAGTTTGATGCTCATAAATTTGGCGTTAGCTCGGCAGCTGGCATAGGTGGTTTGCCAAATATTGAGAAAAATTCAATTACATACTTTGAAAAAGGCGTAAAGAGAATTTCTCCATTTTTTATTCCATCAGCACTTGTAAATATGCTAGGTGGCATAGTTTCTATAAATCACGGACTTAAGGGTCCAAATTTGTCTAGTGTAACAGCATGTGCAGCAAGCACTCATGCGATATCGCAAGCTGCAAAATGTATAATGATCGGTCAAGCTACAAATATGCTAGTTATCGGCGCTGAGTCTACTATCTGTGGCGTTGGCATAGGTGGCTTTGCAGCGATGAAAGCGCTATCAACAAGAAACGATGAACCAAGTAAGGCGTCGAGGCCATTTGACGCAAATCGCGATGGTTTTGTAATGGGTGAAGGAGCTGGTGCACTTGTGCTTGAAGAGTATGAATCAGCTGTTGCAAGAGGTGCTAAAATTTATGCTGAAGTAGTTGGATTTGGCGAGAGTGGAGATGCACACCATATCACATCACCAACACTTGAAGGCCCATTAAGTGCAATGAAACAAGCACTTGATATGGCAAAAGGTGTAAAGATAGACTATGTCAATGCACATGGTACTTCAACACCTGTAAATGACAAGAATGAAACTGCGGCGTTAAAAGCAGTTTTTGGTGATAAATGTCCACCAGTTAGCTCAACAAAAGGTCAAACTGGACACTGCCTAGGCGGTGCTGGTGCGATCGAAGCTGTCATATCTATAATGGCAATGAGAGATGGCATCATCCCTCCAACGATAAACTACGAAACGCCAGATCCAGAGTGCGATCTAGACTACGTTCCAAATAAAGCTAGAAAAGCTGATATAAAAGCTGTTATGAGCAACTCATTTGGCTTTGGTGGCACGAATGGCGTCGTGATATTTAAAAAGTTGGATTAA
- a CDS encoding riboflavin synthase subunit alpha — protein sequence MFNGLIRELAEVISYSQNVLRLKAKFRPNLGDSIAVNGACLSVTKLYDDGFSVELSAESRANVAVENLSGKVHIEPAMKLGKRVDGHLMQGHIDFIGVISAIKKHENGVDFYIDLPKEAMALMANKGSVGVEGVSLTINEILPKGIRLTIIPITFKDSLFSTFKVGRRVNIESDLLARYVARQLFCKQDSTLSWDDVERISSLY from the coding sequence ATGTTTAATGGCTTAATCAGGGAGCTTGCCGAGGTCATTAGCTACTCGCAAAATGTTTTACGGCTAAAGGCTAAATTTCGCCCAAATTTAGGCGACAGCATCGCAGTAAATGGCGCTTGCCTAAGCGTCACCAAACTATATGATGATGGCTTTAGCGTGGAGCTAAGCGCAGAAAGCAGGGCAAATGTCGCGGTTGAAAATTTAAGTGGCAAGGTGCATATCGAGCCTGCGATGAAGCTTGGTAAGCGTGTGGATGGGCATTTGATGCAGGGACACATCGACTTTATCGGCGTGATCTCAGCTATAAAAAAGCATGAAAATGGAGTTGATTTTTACATCGACCTGCCAAAGGAGGCGATGGCTCTTATGGCAAACAAGGGCTCGGTGGGCGTCGAGGGCGTGAGTCTAACGATAAATGAAATTTTGCCAAAGGGTATAAGGCTAACAATCATACCAATCACATTTAAAGATAGTCTTTTTAGTACTTTTAAGGTCGGCAGGCGCGTAAATATCGAAAGTGATCTTTTGGCTAGATACGTAGCTAGGCAGCTTTTTTGCAAGCAAGATAGCACCCTTAGCTGGGACGATGTCGAGCGAATTTCTAGTCTTTACTAG
- a CDS encoding ATP/GTP-binding protein has translation MQTNFYSQGSYNNMSFSMKTSSGDEISFSMYDNKSLEFSSQKNGTSSQRSLTLTHEYGYEFAYKGNGIDEQDMKEIEEAMKQIRPQVDEFMKNVKEGDKIAGSSQSISELSNKIKQMLPDAKDLDHKNFINDNMLKMFDELLAKNDANKNLLSATKRLFDTLLDESNKVSYYA, from the coding sequence ATGCAAACAAATTTTTACTCTCAAGGAAGCTACAACAACATGAGCTTTTCGATGAAGACTAGCTCAGGCGATGAGATAAGCTTTTCTATGTATGACAACAAAAGTTTGGAGTTTTCTAGCCAAAAAAATGGCACTTCAAGCCAAAGAAGCCTAACCCTTACGCACGAATACGGCTATGAGTTTGCCTATAAAGGCAACGGCATAGACGAGCAAGATATGAAAGAGATTGAAGAGGCGATGAAGCAAATTCGCCCACAGGTTGATGAGTTTATGAAAAATGTCAAAGAGGGCGACAAGATCGCAGGTAGTAGCCAAAGCATAAGCGAGCTTTCAAACAAGATCAAGCAGATGCTTCCTGACGCAAAAGATCTGGATCATAAAAATTTCATAAATGACAATATGCTAAAGATGTTTGACGAGCTTCTAGCTAAAAATGACGCAAATAAAAATCTACTAAGTGCGACAAAAAGGCTATTTGATACATTGCTTGATGAGAGCAACAAAGTATCTTACTACGCTTAA
- a CDS encoding 3-oxoacyl-[acyl-carrier-protein] reductase codes for MKFSGKNVLITGASRGIGAQIAKTLANMGLKVWINYRSKPEIADALQAEIEQNGGKAAVIKFDATDEDEFIKGINLIVDSDGELSYLVNNAGITNDKLALRMKTSEFTDVINANLTSAFIGCREALKVMSKKRFGAVVNVASIVGEMGNAGQVNYSASKGGLIAMSKSFAKEGASRNIRFNSVTPGFIETDMTHGLSDEVKKTYSDNIPLKRFGSASEVAEAVAFLLSDHASYVTGETLKINGGLYM; via the coding sequence ATGAAATTTAGCGGGAAAAATGTACTAATAACAGGTGCAAGCAGAGGTATAGGCGCACAGATCGCAAAGACGCTTGCAAATATGGGCTTAAAAGTGTGGATAAACTACCGCTCAAAGCCTGAGATAGCAGACGCTTTGCAGGCTGAGATCGAGCAAAATGGCGGCAAGGCTGCAGTGATAAAATTTGACGCAACTGACGAAGATGAGTTTATAAAAGGTATAAATTTGATAGTTGATAGCGATGGTGAGTTAAGCTACCTCGTAAACAACGCTGGCATCACAAACGACAAGTTAGCACTTCGCATGAAAACAAGCGAATTTACAGATGTGATAAATGCAAATTTAACTTCAGCCTTCATCGGATGTAGAGAGGCTTTAAAGGTTATGAGTAAAAAACGTTTCGGAGCGGTCGTAAACGTCGCATCTATCGTTGGTGAGATGGGGAATGCCGGCCAGGTAAACTACTCAGCAAGCAAGGGCGGACTAATCGCCATGAGCAAGAGCTTTGCAAAAGAGGGTGCAAGTAGAAATATCCGCTTTAATAGCGTAACCCCAGGCTTTATCGAGACTGATATGACGCATGGGCTAAGCGATGAGGTGAAGAAAACTTATAGCGATAATATCCCGTTAAAACGCTTTGGCAGCGCTAGCGAGGTGGCTGAGGCTGTGGCATTTTTACTAAGTGATCACGCGAGCTACGTAACTGGCGAGACGCTTAAAATAAACGGCGGACTTTATATGTAG
- a CDS encoding diguanylate phosphodiesterase, which translates to MLVAVVALFVFALLASLLDYNLIGKISILLSFFIVTFGIYTSMDKVKTKITHWLAICFGVFLWSICDALMVLNQDVLLRAHSSYAYLDVFFMLPMISILAGVSIFLYSKFAASQEKLAIIMDSISVFFLIAMLIYGIFDEVDILSMINNRSNIVFLSIVAINFLILFITLSEIFTSSLLHIRISGFYLISASILFTMLNLFIFYSQISNVNFGHKIDFLYIVPFFFLMIGAFHLKAKNEYVTNTDKDISIGSKWLPIIIVLPLLLQEDLTSFSALISLFVLVVNAIVNYYVKSSIASRKILDYERNLHREMEKSMHERTNELMLANLRLQDMSEKDYLTDLGNRNFIVNELERMCKSISEDEEIAVYYINLSRFKSINTSYGHEIGDRILKLVAKRILEVCNRQEAIARISADEFIVLAKMEINSHTKRLNLGIALKDAIEKPIQIDRYHFGLKCIIGIDVATKNSTANPRNIIKNADMAMYYAKKNPALNPMVYSDKISNEMHLSSSIEIALKKANLQEDLHVYFQPIFDLKIEKMIYAEVFLYWKSEKFSLMEASKFMKEVNVNSDILNDICSLLVSKTIEYVDRWQKEKLLIPKISINVAQIQSKSEKFVSDFISSLRSHHINPELFEIEFGEEIWTNNSKTLDKIFSILKENNIDVCIDNFGSGYTSFIYIRKYGVKRIKIASEFVAQASNSKIDAQIVSAIIDLAKAMKIKVGAKGIEKEEDIRFLKELDCNEVQGLFLSRPMSAEEFEDLVRQDPQMIAKA; encoded by the coding sequence ATCTTAGTTGCAGTTGTAGCGCTATTCGTATTTGCACTATTAGCATCTTTACTTGACTATAATCTAATTGGAAAAATATCTATTTTGCTTAGTTTTTTTATAGTAACTTTTGGCATTTATACTTCAATGGATAAAGTAAAAACCAAAATAACGCATTGGCTTGCAATATGTTTTGGTGTTTTTTTATGGTCTATTTGCGATGCATTAATGGTGTTAAATCAAGATGTGCTATTGCGGGCTCATAGTTCTTATGCGTATCTTGATGTGTTTTTTATGTTGCCGATGATATCTATTTTAGCTGGCGTTAGTATATTTTTGTATTCAAAATTTGCAGCCAGCCAAGAAAAGCTAGCCATCATTATGGATAGCATAAGTGTCTTTTTTTTAATAGCAATGTTAATATATGGTATTTTTGATGAAGTAGATATCTTATCGATGATAAATAATAGATCAAATATCGTTTTTCTCTCTATTGTAGCCATAAATTTTCTTATACTTTTTATTACTTTAAGTGAGATTTTTACAAGTAGTTTGCTTCATATAAGAATTAGCGGCTTTTACCTTATATCGGCTAGCATTTTATTTACAATGCTAAATTTATTTATTTTCTATAGTCAGATCTCAAATGTAAATTTTGGCCATAAAATAGATTTTTTATATATCGTTCCTTTCTTCTTCTTGATGATAGGGGCTTTTCATTTAAAAGCTAAAAATGAGTATGTTACAAATACCGATAAAGATATCTCAATAGGATCAAAATGGCTACCAATAATAATAGTTTTACCTTTGCTATTACAAGAAGATCTAACATCTTTTAGTGCGCTCATCTCACTTTTTGTTTTAGTTGTAAATGCTATTGTTAATTACTATGTTAAAAGCTCTATTGCAAGTAGAAAAATATTAGATTATGAGAGAAATCTTCATAGAGAGATGGAAAAGTCGATGCATGAGCGAACTAATGAACTTATGCTCGCAAATTTAAGACTTCAAGATATGTCTGAGAAGGACTATTTGACAGATCTTGGCAATAGAAATTTTATAGTAAATGAGCTTGAAAGAATGTGTAAAAGCATCTCTGAAGATGAGGAAATCGCAGTTTATTATATAAATTTAAGCCGTTTTAAAAGCATAAATACATCTTATGGGCATGAAATAGGCGATAGAATTTTAAAGCTAGTTGCAAAAAGGATACTTGAAGTTTGCAATAGACAAGAAGCCATAGCAAGGATTAGTGCGGACGAATTTATCGTACTAGCAAAAATGGAGATAAATAGTCATACAAAACGCTTAAATCTTGGTATTGCCTTAAAAGACGCTATTGAAAAACCAATTCAAATAGATAGATATCACTTTGGACTTAAGTGCATAATAGGCATAGACGTAGCAACAAAAAATAGCACGGCAAATCCAAGAAATATTATAAAAAATGCAGATATGGCAATGTATTACGCCAAGAAAAATCCAGCTTTAAATCCTATGGTTTATAGCGATAAAATTAGCAATGAAATGCACCTAAGCTCAAGCATCGAGATCGCGCTTAAAAAAGCTAATTTGCAAGAAGACCTTCATGTATATTTTCAACCAATATTTGATCTAAAAATCGAAAAAATGATCTACGCGGAGGTTTTTTTATATTGGAAATCAGAAAAATTTAGCTTGATGGAAGCAAGCAAATTTATGAAAGAGGTAAATGTAAATAGCGATATTTTAAACGATATTTGCTCGCTTTTAGTTTCAAAGACCATAGAGTATGTAGATAGATGGCAAAAAGAAAAACTCTTGATACCAAAAATAAGTATAAATGTTGCACAGATTCAAAGTAAATCAGAAAAATTTGTTTCAGATTTTATTTCTAGCTTACGCTCGCATCATATAAATCCAGAGCTTTTTGAAATAGAATTTGGCGAAGAAATATGGACAAATAATTCTAAAACGCTCGATAAAATTTTTTCTATTCTTAAAGAAAATAATATAGACGTTTGCATAGATAATTTTGGCTCTGGATATACTTCATTTATTTATATTAGAAAATACGGTGTTAAGCGTATAAAAATAGCAAGTGAATTTGTTGCTCAAGCATCAAATAGCAAAATAGATGCACAAATCGTATCTGCAATTATCGATTTAGCAAAGGCAATGAAGATAAAAGTTGGTGCAAAAGGCATAGAAAAAGAAGAAGATATTCGTTTCTTAAAAGAGCTTGATTGTAATGAAGTGCAAGGACTTTTCTTATCTCGTCCTATGAGTGCAGAAGAATTTGAAGACCTTGTAAGACAAGATCCTCAAATGATAGCTAAAGCTTAA
- a CDS encoding colicin E2 tolerance protein CbrC-like protein: protein MNKFQEKYITLSKEYYKNNGNASSIEALYQFKEELENCDDIHAKYVLVDVYQLLSMRKSAYDLLLKIHDKSDKKQLKTLGYLVQFIDENDRWALPRPKSRDQILAQKDKAITLPKFIYHPNPLRTGVFKDDMNIVCECCGKDTEVYYSGSIYCEQDISYLCPTCISSGKAAKKFDATFVQDADKLNTSDAKKDDELFRRIPGYESWQGEHWIVCCDDYCEFLGDVGTRELEENGIADEVFEDYAKRAEYDDKMLREHLVKAGDIAGYLFRCLHCKKYHIYVDAC, encoded by the coding sequence ATGAATAAATTTCAAGAAAAATATATCACTCTTTCAAAAGAATATTATAAAAATAATGGCAATGCTTCTAGTATTGAGGCACTCTATCAGTTTAAAGAAGAGTTGGAAAATTGTGATGACATTCACGCAAAGTATGTTCTAGTCGATGTTTATCAGCTTTTATCTATGAGAAAGAGTGCTTACGACTTACTTTTAAAAATACATGATAAAAGTGATAAAAAGCAGCTAAAGACACTTGGCTATCTAGTGCAATTCATTGACGAGAATGATAGATGGGCACTACCTCGCCCAAAAAGTAGAGATCAAATTTTAGCTCAAAAAGACAAAGCCATCACGTTACCAAAATTTATCTACCATCCTAATCCTTTAAGAACCGGTGTATTTAAAGATGATATGAACATAGTGTGTGAGTGTTGTGGCAAAGATACTGAAGTTTATTATAGCGGTAGCATTTATTGCGAGCAAGATATTTCGTATCTTTGTCCTACTTGTATTTCTAGCGGCAAGGCTGCCAAGAAATTTGATGCTACATTTGTACAAGATGCTGACAAACTAAATACAAGTGATGCTAAAAAGGATGATGAACTTTTTAGAAGAATCCCGGGCTACGAGAGCTGGCAGGGTGAGCATTGGATAGTTTGTTGTGATGATTATTGCGAATTTTTAGGTGACGTTGGTACAAGAGAGCTTGAAGAAAATGGTATAGCAGACGAGGTCTTTGAGGACTACGCAAAAAGAGCCGAATACGACGATAAAATGCTACGCGAACATCTTGTTAAAGCTGGCGATATTGCTGGATATTTGTTTCGTTGTTTGCATTGTAAGAAGTATCATATATACGTTGATGCTTGTTAA
- a CDS encoding acetyltransferase: MPYENFKSKNPLVLKITTNARKFGVETIQNEEFVSILLNVKKLEISSEQRQALAEIFAKLIKIEEDSQLSK, from the coding sequence ATGCCTTACGAAAACTTTAAATCAAAAAATCCTCTTGTGCTAAAAATCACTACAAATGCAAGAAAATTTGGCGTAGAAACGATTCAAAATGAGGAGTTTGTAAGCATTCTTTTAAATGTTAAGAAGCTTGAAATTTCATCCGAACAAAGGCAAGCATTGGCAGAAATTTTTGCTAAGTTAATAAAAATTGAAGAAGACTCACAATTAAGTAAATAA
- a CDS encoding acyl carrier protein yields MAVFEDVRDVVVEQLSVDPQAVKLESKIIEDLGADSLDVVELVMALEEKFEVEIPDSEAEKLISIQDVVNYIEKLGK; encoded by the coding sequence ATGGCAGTATTTGAAGACGTAAGAGACGTAGTTGTAGAGCAACTAAGTGTAGATCCACAAGCAGTAAAATTAGAGTCTAAAATCATTGAGGATTTAGGCGCTGATTCACTTGACGTTGTAGAGCTAGTTATGGCTTTAGAAGAGAAATTTGAAGTAGAAATTCCTGATAGCGAAGCAGAGAAATTAATAAGCATTCAAGACGTTGTAAATTATATAGAAAAGCTAGGTAAATAA
- a CDS encoding multicopper polyphenol oxidase: protein MRENLEIVFDKNGVLAGFTNRFGGVSEGAFESLNLADHVGDDPLKVAQNREILATALGIMPVNLKFMNQIHSNKVEILQDFNNTLPPCDGVITSLKGVALCVLVADCAPVLIIDEHLGVVAAVHAGRAGVTSKICTNAVRLMTSEFGCCTSNLRVFIGANIKVQNYEVGKLDLGEFNRYKKDGKFDINAALLDEFAKLGVEQISLDPRCTFERDELFSYRKQSRTGRFCGFVMNRATSINTKK from the coding sequence ATGCGTGAAAATTTAGAGATCGTCTTTGATAAAAATGGCGTATTAGCCGGCTTTACAAATAGATTTGGCGGTGTGAGTGAGGGAGCTTTTGAGAGCTTAAATTTAGCAGATCATGTTGGCGATGATCCGCTAAAGGTCGCACAAAATCGTGAAATTTTAGCAACGGCGCTTGGTATTATGCCTGTTAATTTAAAATTTATGAACCAAATCCACTCAAATAAAGTGGAAATTTTGCAAGATTTTAACAATACCCTACCTCCGTGTGATGGTGTGATAACATCATTAAAAGGCGTGGCGCTTTGTGTCTTAGTCGCTGACTGTGCACCTGTTTTGATAATAGATGAACATCTTGGTGTAGTCGCAGCTGTGCATGCGGGACGCGCAGGTGTTACTAGTAAAATTTGCACAAATGCGGTAAGACTAATGACGAGTGAGTTTGGTTGCTGCACTAGTAATTTACGCGTATTTATAGGCGCAAATATCAAAGTGCAAAACTACGAAGTAGGCAAGCTAGATCTTGGTGAATTTAACCGATACAAAAAAGATGGGAAATTTGATATAAACGCAGCTTTATTAGACGAATTTGCTAAGCTTGGAGTAGAGCAAATATCGCTAGATCCTCGTTGTACTTTTGAGAGAGATGAATTATTCTCATACCGCAAACAGAGTAGGACTGGGCGTTTTTGCGGATTTGTGATGAATAGAGCTACATCAATAAATACTAAAAAATAA
- a CDS encoding acetyl-CoA carboxylase carboxyltransferase subunit alpha, producing the protein MSNYLDFEKSIKQIDEDIANAKIRGDEHAVEILNKNLSKEISKVYKNLNEYQRLQLARHPDRPYSIDYINALLIDGYEIHGDRAFRDDPAIVCYIGYIGGKKTVVIGEQKGRGTKNKLRRNFGMPHPEGYRKALRVAKMAEKFNLPILFLIDTPGAYPGVGAEERGQSEAIARNLFEFANLKTPIIAVVIGEGGSGGALAIGVADRLAMMKNSVFSVISPEGCAAILWNDPAKQEQATKSMKITADDLKSLSLIDAVIDEPINGAHRDKDGAAKALANYFISELAELEKLDIKDLVAKRIEKILSIGAFEE; encoded by the coding sequence ATGTCAAATTATTTAGATTTTGAAAAAAGCATAAAGCAAATTGATGAAGATATAGCAAATGCTAAGATCAGAGGCGATGAACATGCTGTTGAAATTTTAAATAAGAATTTATCCAAAGAGATATCAAAAGTATATAAAAATTTAAACGAATATCAACGTTTGCAACTTGCTCGTCATCCAGATAGACCATATTCTATTGATTATATTAATGCACTTTTGATTGATGGATATGAGATTCATGGAGATAGAGCATTTAGAGATGATCCAGCGATAGTTTGTTACATCGGCTATATTGGAGGTAAAAAGACTGTCGTTATAGGCGAGCAAAAAGGCCGTGGCACTAAAAATAAATTAAGAAGAAATTTTGGTATGCCTCATCCTGAGGGTTATCGCAAAGCTCTTAGAGTTGCAAAAATGGCTGAGAAATTTAATCTACCTATTTTATTTCTCATAGACACTCCAGGCGCATATCCAGGTGTTGGAGCTGAAGAGCGAGGACAAAGTGAAGCTATAGCTAGAAATTTATTTGAGTTTGCAAATTTAAAAACTCCAATAATTGCTGTTGTTATCGGCGAAGGTGGAAGCGGTGGCGCTTTAGCTATTGGTGTGGCTGATAGACTTGCCATGATGAAAAATTCTGTGTTTTCGGTTATTTCGCCAGAAGGCTGTGCGGCAATACTTTGGAATGACCCAGCTAAACAAGAACAAGCTACAAAATCTATGAAAATAACAGCTGATGATTTAAAAAGTCTATCACTGATTGATGCTGTTATAGATGAGCCGATAAATGGAGCCCATAGAGATAAAGATGGTGCTGCAAAAGCACTTGCAAATTATTTTATCTCAGAATTAGCTGAGCTTGAAAAGCTTGATATAAAAGATCTTGTAGCAAAAAGAATAGAAAAAATTCTATCTATCGGAGCATTTGAAGAATAA
- a CDS encoding dUTPase, with translation MNERTIILEMLKMQQSLNDETNGLGWENGYTNKNKLISWRRCIYMECAELIDSFAWKHWKSIDAKTDEQNLRIEVVDIWHFIMSLALQIYKSKQLGDIETLADDICQSSGFSEFCKEPLRIEDESIYEIMNDVEMLIHECSGFDYDIFDILKIYFSMSLKCGVNLYSLYECYIAKNVLNRFRQNNGYKEGSYKKNWNGREDNEVMSEILSNGVSKIDEIYAALEHEYKKVK, from the coding sequence ATGAATGAAAGAACGATTATTTTAGAGATGTTAAAGATGCAGCAAAGCCTAAATGATGAGACAAATGGGCTTGGCTGGGAAAATGGTTATACTAATAAAAATAAACTAATCAGCTGGAGGCGCTGCATATATATGGAGTGCGCTGAGCTAATCGATAGCTTTGCATGGAAACATTGGAAGAGCATCGATGCAAAGACTGATGAGCAAAATTTGCGCATAGAAGTTGTTGATATTTGGCACTTTATTATGAGCCTGGCTTTGCAAATTTATAAATCAAAACAGCTTGGAGATATAGAAACTTTAGCTGATGATATTTGCCAATCAAGCGGATTTAGTGAGTTTTGCAAAGAGCCATTAAGGATCGAAGACGAGAGCATTTATGAGATAATGAATGATGTTGAAATGCTCATACATGAGTGCAGCGGGTTTGACTACGATATATTTGATATTTTAAAAATTTACTTCTCTATGTCTTTAAAATGTGGCGTAAATTTATACTCACTTTATGAGTGCTACATCGCCAAAAATGTACTAAATCGCTTCCGTCAAAATAATGGCTACAAAGAAGGTAGCTATAAGAAAAATTGGAACGGACGCGAAGATAACGAAGTGATGAGTGAAATTTTGTCAAATGGCGTTAGCAAGATTGATGAAATTTATGCCGCACTTGAGCACGAGTATAAAAAGGTGAAATGA
- a CDS encoding peptide methionine sulfoxide reductase: MDIAKISKGCKERGLDELFKLLSPLARNAIRIDVQAKNDDDIAVGASKFGGSPDLPDSLAWPSNENGALSFVVQINFTEASKFDIDSLLPKSGMLYLFYDRNLRVWGYDPTDKNGFAVIFSDVNDESLSRRRAESLEGENSIFNARLLSFKNEINLPNLQSSIVPFSKISEAEWEAYHEVIEPSWQAKENKLLGHSDNVQDGMELECELVANGLSCGDGSAYHHPRIAEFEKNSAQWQLLLQIDSDDEGDMDWDGEGRVYLWIKKDDLLARDFSKTWLILQTS, from the coding sequence ATGGATATTGCAAAAATTTCTAAAGGTTGTAAAGAACGTGGGCTGGATGAACTTTTTAAACTTTTATCGCCACTAGCAAGAAATGCCATAAGGATAGATGTGCAAGCTAAAAATGACGATGATATCGCCGTTGGAGCGTCTAAATTTGGCGGCTCGCCAGATCTGCCAGATAGTTTAGCATGGCCGTCAAATGAAAATGGCGCGCTTAGCTTTGTGGTACAGATAAATTTTACTGAAGCTAGCAAATTTGACATTGACTCACTACTGCCAAAAAGTGGAATGCTCTATCTCTTTTATGATAGAAATTTGCGTGTTTGGGGCTATGATCCTACCGATAAAAATGGCTTTGCAGTGATCTTTTCTGATGTAAATGATGAGTCACTTTCTCGCAGGAGAGCGGAGAGCTTAGAGGGAGAAAATTCTATATTTAATGCACGCTTGCTTAGCTTTAAAAATGAGATAAATTTGCCAAATTTACAAAGCTCAATTGTGCCATTTAGTAAAATTAGTGAGGCTGAGTGGGAGGCCTATCATGAGGTTATTGAGCCAAGCTGGCAGGCTAAAGAAAATAAGCTCCTTGGACACTCTGATAATGTCCAAGATGGCATGGAGCTAGAGTGTGAGCTGGTTGCAAATGGACTTAGTTGTGGTGATGGTAGCGCTTATCACCACCCAAGAATAGCGGAATTTGAGAAAAATTCTGCCCAGTGGCAACTGCTTTTACAGATAGATAGTGATGATGAGGGCGACATGGACTGGGACGGAGAGGGCAGAGTTTATCTGTGGATAAAGAAGGATGATCTTTTGGCGCGCGATTTTAGCAAGACGTGGCTAATTTTGCAAACGAGTTAA
- a CDS encoding L-arabinose ABC transporter: protein MCCFGTRIFLLMLITVLSFGFARLYPVLPVVGYYLILANLLSILMFSLFFKGLLPSFVKVNAIHYFSLIGGFLGAFLMMLVFKKVAKDKFTLVELIIFTLWVLIIAIVIFKFQVILDIFRGI, encoded by the coding sequence ATGTGTTGTTTTGGGACTAGGATCTTTTTGCTTATGCTTATCACTGTTTTAAGCTTTGGCTTTGCTAGGCTCTACCCAGTTTTACCAGTCGTTGGCTACTACTTGATACTTGCAAATTTGCTCTCGATTTTAATGTTTTCACTATTTTTTAAAGGGCTTTTGCCAAGCTTTGTAAAGGTTAATGCGATTCACTATTTTTCGCTAATTGGTGGCTTTTTAGGAGCATTTTTAATGATGCTTGTTTTTAAAAAAGTAGCAAAAGATAAATTTACTTTAGTAGAGCTTATTATTTTTACACTTTGGGTGCTAATAATCGCTATAGTTATCTTTAAATTTCAAGTCATTCTTGACATTTTTAGAGGAATTTAG